A window of Apium graveolens cultivar Ventura chromosome 8, ASM990537v1, whole genome shotgun sequence contains these coding sequences:
- the LOC141676761 gene encoding 1-aminocyclopropane-1-carboxylate oxidase homolog 1-like, with protein sequence MGTFVLDALSTPGVSIQKVSLVPPRRIHGTSQVSFTSFKPLPVPTLRLTRSKYNTSPVLVIRQLPVPWKKSNINASHVASTGLVGSGFTSIPGIFDKPPKYLNSPRFVTRTMDIPVIDLAAGDRSVIARQVQEVACSVGFFQIINHGVPLSLMDDMILAIKTGSELEQADRKAVAEWDEKTKKLGDALLSLLSEGFGLKREELAVKLCMEAGIMTGNYYPYHPHQDLTAVLNPVIFTLLLSNQIPGLQVEVEGHEWAKMVAHPGALVLNVGEILQTISNGKYKSVEHRILAADSYEPLIPVPVPFNPAYIADIYGPLHIDETARYHDFEEVDAKSSTKNFSIDSHSKWRDWNPLRPLGWLLTRIV encoded by the exons ATGGGGACTTTTGTACTTGATGCTCTTAGCACACCAGGCGTGTCAATCCAAAAAGTTTCACTTGTTCCACCAAGAAGAATACATGGTACTTCACAAGTTTCTTTCACGTCTTTCAAACCATTACCCGTCCCTACTCTTCGGTTAACAAGATCCAAGTACAATACTAGCCCAGTCCTTGTCATCAGACAATTGCCTGTACCTTGGAAAAAATCGAACATCAATGCCAGCCACGTCGCGTCAACAGGCCTAGTTGGCTCAGGATTCACATCGATTCCAGGCATCTTCGACAAACCACCCAAGTATCTAAATAGTCCACGATTTGTAACCCGAACAATGGATATCCCTGTCATTGATCTGGCTGCTGGTGACAGGTCTGTCATTGCGAGACAAGTTCAAGAAGTAGCATGTTCAGTTGGATTCTTTCAAATAATTAATCATGGCGTGCCTTTGTCTTTAATGGATGATATGATTTTGGCGATCAAGACAGGATCGGAACTAGAGCAAGCAGATAGGAAGGCAGTGGCTGAGTGGGACGAAAAAACGAAGAAACTAGGGGATGCCTTATTGAGTTTGTTGAGTGAAGGATTCGGGTTGAAGAGGGAAGAACTAGCGGTGAAGTTGTGCATGGAGGCTGGAATTATGACAGGAAATTATTATCCCTACCATCCACATCAAGATTTAACCGCGGTATTAAATCCTGTAATTTTTACGCTGTTATTGTCTAATCAAATACCTGGTCTCCAAGTTGAAGTTGAAGGACATGAGTGGGCTAAGATGGTGGCTCATCCTGGTGCTCTTGTGCTTAATGTTGGTGAGATTCTGCag ACAATTTCAAACGGCAAGTACAAAAGTGTAGAACATCGAATCTTGGCAGCAGACTCGTATGAACCACTGATACCAGTACCAGTTCCTTTTAACCCAGCTTACATTGCAGACATTTACGGACCATTACATATTGATGAAACAGCTCGTTATCACGATTTCGAGGAAGTGGATGCCAAAAGTTCAACAAAAAACTTCAGCATTGATTCGCATTCAAAGTGGCGAGATTGGAATCCGCTTAGGCCTCTAGGATGGCTTTTAACGAGAATCGTATAG